The Myxococcaceae bacterium JPH2 nucleotide sequence TTGGATGCGGCCACGGGAGCGCGCCGGCTGGTGCTCGATGGCGCCACGGTCACCGCGCGCCGCACCGCCGCCGTGACGCTGCTGGCCGCCCAGCGCCTCGCACCCAGGCCCGACGATGACCTGCTGCTCGTGGGCGCCGGAGTGCAGGCCCGAGCCCATGCGGAGGCCTTCCTCGCTGCGAGAAGCACCAGGCGCGTGGTCATCCACTCCCGTTCACCGGGCCCGGCGGAGGCCCTGGCGAGGCATCTGCGCGAGCAAGGGGCGCACGTGGAGGTAGAGCCACGAGCCAGCGCCCTCCCCGAGGTCCTGGAGCGCGTGGGGCTGGTCGTCACCGCCACCACGAGCCATGCGCCCGTGCTGCCGGACCTGGACGCGGGCTGCTGGCGAGGACGGCACTTCGTCGCGGCCATCGGAGCCTTCCGTCCGGAGATGCGAGAGCTGCCCTCAGGCTTGGTGCGGCTCGCCGCGGACCACGAGCGCCTGCGCGTGGACACGCTCTTCGGAGTGAAGGACGAAGCGGGGGACCTGATCCAAGCCCATGTGGACTGGGAGCGAGTGCGTGCGCTCCAGGACATCGCCCCCCTACGCGACCATCCGCACGCGCCCGTGGTCTTCAAGAGCGTGGGCTACGCATGCTGGGACCTCGCCGCGAGCCTCCTCGCGCTGGAGACCCATGCACAGACAATCTCGGCGGAGGGAGCCCGGTAAGGAATCTCGCCAGCGCCTTCAAACAATCGCGCGCCGCACAGCCGGGCGCTGGGCGTGCCGCATGACGTACTCCACCAAAGGAGGATGCTGGGTGAGCAGCATCAACCTGTTCGCGAGATGAAGAATGGACGCGAGCGCGATGTCCGCGGTGGTGAACGAGGCTCCGACGATGTTCTCGCGCCCCCCCAGGCCCGCGAGGATCATGTCGAGCACCTTCACCAAGCGCTCCCGGTGTCTCGCGAGTTCCTCCGGCGAGCGCGGGCTTACCGATGGGTCCTCGGACGATTGCGCGTCCCAATAGAACTCGAGCACCACGGGTTCGAGGACCCCGTCCACGAACGCCAACCACTGGTAATAGCGGGCACGCTCTGGAGTGCCCAACCGTGGGGACAGGGCCTTCTCCGGGAACATGTCTGTCAAATGGAGACAGCAGGCCATGGGCCCCAGCAACGTGAGGTCTCCATCCACGAGGGCAGGGAGTTCGCCCAGCGGGTGGACCGCCAGATAGTCGG carries:
- a CDS encoding delta(1)-pyrroline-2-carboxylate reductase family protein: MSLPWLSAAETVACLPYPGLVRALDAMLGELREGRAHAPPRLAVDLPGGTLLVMPATNERVAITKLVTVHADNPSRGLKAIQAEVLVLDAATGARRLVLDGATVTARRTAAVTLLAAQRLAPRPDDDLLLVGAGVQARAHAEAFLAARSTRRVVIHSRSPGPAEALARHLREQGAHVEVEPRASALPEVLERVGLVVTATTSHAPVLPDLDAGCWRGRHFVAAIGAFRPEMRELPSGLVRLAADHERLRVDTLFGVKDEAGDLIQAHVDWERVRALQDIAPLRDHPHAPVVFKSVGYACWDLAASLLALETHAQTISAEGAR
- a CDS encoding glutathione S-transferase family protein, whose product is MKLYFAPRSRATRVRWLLEEIGVPYELARVDLSQKENLAPDYLAVHPLGELPALVDGDLTLLGPMACCLHLTDMFPEKALSPRLGTPERARYYQWLAFVDGVLEPVVLEFYWDAQSSEDPSVSPRSPEELARHRERLVKVLDMILAGLGGRENIVGASFTTADIALASILHLANRLMLLTQHPPLVEYVMRHAQRPAVRRAIV